In one window of Tubulanus polymorphus chromosome 3, tnTubPoly1.2, whole genome shotgun sequence DNA:
- the LOC141902320 gene encoding carboxypeptidase B-like, with translation MMAVFFILFCVLALGACEDLTRDSIFRISPTSDIELSIVKGLKSKNVVFWFEPNLHVPTEAVIPTSSKDEVISILERGNIEFSEVEKTLGRAVLKENYLNKKEKLKSTRQHTFSRPTLDYILSYYATYGEIVLWLRKMQRRWWNIATIVNIGKTREGRDMIVFKLGLKSAKPKPIIFIDAGIHSREWLAPATALYLIHKLTEGYWTGKSRYLLEMYDWYILPVENPDGYEMTFKGGESRMWRKNKRPVNPDLLEEGDDDCFFHGVDLNRNWDYRWNETNPGQCFDDYGGPAAFSEPETQNVRDIMLKLLKNGRLKAVVSMHAYSELWMIPWSSELTHPADRADLMQVSLAATNAIFESSGHHWKAGSPPEIIYPASGTKMDWLKANGVKYAFGLELRPSRNFMGSGFLISPDHIKPSGEEIFAAVNAMVLEMRKISLSRGNA, from the exons ATGATGGCGGTCTTCTTTATCCTGTTCTGTGTACTCGCTTTAGGAGCATGTGAAGACCTAACCAG GGATAGCATATTTCGAATTTCTCCGACTTCTGACATTGAATTATCAATAGTGAAAGGATTGAAAAGTAAAAAT GTTGTTTTTTGGTTCGAACCGAATTTACACGTCCCAACTGAAGCGGTAATACCTACTAGCTCCAAGGATGAAGTCATCAGCATATTGGAAAgaggaaatattgaattttctgaagtaGAAAAAACTCTTGGCAG AGCCGTGTTGAAAGAGAATTACCtgaacaaaaaagaaaaattgaaatctacCAGACAGCATACTTTCAGCAGACCAACTTTAGACTACATTTTGTCGTATTATGCAACATACGGCGAG ATCGTACTATGGCTCAGAAAAATGCAGAGGAGGTGGTGGAATATTGCAACAATAGTGAATATCGGAAAGACACGAGAAGGGAGGGATATGATCGTTTTCAAG CTGGGTCTAAAGTCTGCAAAACCAAAGCCTATAATATTCATAGATGCGGGAATTCATAGTCGGGAATGGTTGGCTCCGGCAACAGCTTTGTATCTCATTCATAAG TTAACCGAAGGTTACTGGACAGGGAAGTCTAGATACCTATTAGAAATGTATGACTGGTATATCCTTCCCGTTGAAAATCCCGATGGTTATGAAATGACGTTCAAAGGTGGAGAG AGTCGTATGTGGAGGAAAAATAAAAGACCGGTTAACCCAGACCTGTTGGAGGAAGGCGATGATGATTGTTTTTTTCACGGTGTAGATCTGAATAGAAATTGGGATTACAGGTGGAATG AGACCAACCCGGGTCAGTGTTTTGATGATTACGGTGGTCCTGCTGCATTTTCCGAGCCAGAAACTCAGAACGTACGAGACATAATGCTGAAACTACTGAAAAACGGACGACTAAAAGCCGTAGTGTCTATGCATGCCTACTCTGAACTATGGATGATACCATGGTCGTCTGAACTTACACATCCAGCTGATAGAGCAGATCTG ATGCAAGTTTCATTAGCGGCAACAAATGCAATATTTGAGTCAAGCGGTCACCATTGGAAAGCTGGGAGCCCACCGGAAATAATCT ATCCTGCGTCTGGGACGAAAATGGACTGGTTGAAAGCGAATGGCGTGAAATATGCGTTTGGTTTGGAGCTTCGTCCCAGCAGAAACTTCATGGGGTCCGGGTTTCTCATTAGCCCAGATCATATAAAACCTTCAGGAGAAGAAATATTCGCAGCAGTCAATGCTATGGTGCTCGAGATGCGTAAAATATCGTTGTCAAGAGGAAACGCTTGA
- the LOC141902001 gene encoding aminoacylase-1-like isoform X1, translating to MPTDNSGVSKKHKAEDQAVTNFREYLRCKTVHPNPDYESAVIFLQKMARELDLPCSIIYVTGKEPVVIITWEGEDPSLPSIMLNSHIDVVPVFPEHWACDPFEAKKTENGDIIARGSQDMKCVGIQYIEAIRRLKEQGKRFLRTIHMTFVPDEEVGGFKGMAIFVKHEHFKNMNVGFAMDEGLASPTDVFSVFYGEKSPWWITVTAHGDPGHGSRFIENTAAEKIHNVINSFMAFRADQKNKLESDPNLTIGDVVSVNMTIIKGGVQHNVVPAEISAAFDMRVPPTTDLVEFQSMVEKWATDAGKDVNFEWNQQCHTQVVTRTDEDYPWWHALSSTCKKMGLKIRKEVFPAATDSRYIRQVGIPALGFSPMNNTPILLHDHNEYLNEDIFLRGIDIYCDLIPKLAGVKPFTDEN from the exons ATGCCGACCGACAATTCTGGTGTTTCTAAAAAACATAAAGCTGAAGACCAAGCAGTCACCAATTTCAGAGAATATTTAAGATGTAAAACGGTTCATCCAAATCCTGACTATg AAAGTGCCGTGATTTTTCTACAGAAAATGGCCCGGGAGCTAGATCTGCCTTGCTCAATTATCTAT GTAACTGGTAAGGAACCTGTGGTGATTATAACATGGGAAGGTGAAGATCCCTCGTTACCATCTATAATGCTCAATTCACATATAGACGTGGTTCCCGTCTTTCCA GAACATTGGGCGTGTGATCCTTTTGAAGCTAAGAAAACTGAAAACGGTGATATAATTGCACGGGGATCACAGGATATGAAATGTGTTGGAATACA GTATATCGAGGCTATTCGAAGACTGAAAGAGCAAGGCAAGAGATTTTTACGCACAATACATATGACATTTGTTCCAG ATGAGGAAGTAGGTGGCTTCAAAGGAATGGCAATTTTCGTTAAACATGAACATTTTAAGAATATGAATGTTGGTTTTGCTATGGATGAag GGCTTGCATCTCCCACCGACGTTTTTTCTGTGTTTTATGGAGAGAAATCGCCATGGT GGATAACTGTGACTGCCCATGGTGATCCCGGACATGGTTCAagatttattgaaaacactgctgCTGAGAAAATT CACAATGTTATCAATTCGTTCATGGCGTTCCGGGCAGATCAGAAGAATAA GCTAGAAAGTGACCCTAATTTGACAATTGGAGATGTTGTATCTGTTAATATGACTATTATAAAG GGAGGTGTACAGCACAATGTAGTTCCAGCTGAAATTTCCGCAG CATTCGATATGAGAGTTCCGCCAACTACTGATTTAGTCGAATTTCAATCTATGGTCGAGAAATGGGCTACAGATGCTGGAAAAGATGTGAATTTTGAATGGAACCAG CAATGTCACACGCAAGTAGTAACACGGACTGATGAAGATTATCCATGGTGGCATGCATTAAGTTCCACTTGTAAGAAAAT GGgtttgaaaataagaaaagaaGTATTTCCTGCAGCTACTGACAGCCGGTATATTCGTCAG GTCGGTATTCCAGCGCTTGGATTTTCTCCAATGAATAACACGCCCATATTGCTCCATGACcacaatgaatatttgaatgaagATATTTTCCTGCGGGGTATCGACATCTACTGTGACCTGATTCCGAAACTGGCCGGCGTGAAACCATTTACTGATGAAAACTAG
- the LOC141901997 gene encoding protein deacetylase HDAC6-like isoform X1, which produces MDDKEKLLSSAEGNDISDKAEDNLGWRAPSAQNQSAETVALCDFQVVDENTDPGVVRRAKTPSGTSTRPKTSSSKKKSKSASASLAESKKRGRQLRSSKNQGGRTLFLSTAMDKRKDFPSETGLVYDEQMAAYHCLWDKNHPERPERITESYKRCVEYGLVKRCTRLEVKTADLCSILLGHDEEIYELVKKSSELNENDLKHESSLFDSVYFHNHSFQAASLVLGGIINIVEQIVDSKVKNGLTITRPPGHHAMYNECNGYCYFNNVAIAAKHGLENLGLQRILIVDWDVHHGQGIQYMFYDDPRVLYFSIHRYELGYFWPNLKESDYDHIGTGRGIGYNINIPWNKTGMSNSEYLAVFHQILMPIAYEFCPEIVLVSAGFDAAVGDLKGEMLVEPVCYAHLTHQLMSLANGKLCIVMEGGYCIKSLSECVALTLRTLLGDPCPPLKSLNPPCESALKTIYNALNVLRPYWKSLKMQGICDNDRFSEITSSNNADLYYERMNEKFDEYEIYDSYPSLDSEKVAHFDQVIDNVIRQTDLTKAPNQTCFVYDERMRRHKDPVNPGHPERPDRISRIFTMHEDFNLVNRCQRLPSRSATEDELLLVHSPSHVKRMKDTKTSKNSDLKEMQLQYNSIFFNQDSYECALLAAGCLLQVIDNVLTGKSQNGIAVVRPPGHHAEDESACGFCLFNNVAIAAKYSQKKYNLSRILIVDWDVHHGNGIQHMFERDPGVLYISLHRYDNGTFFPASEDANFDMVGVDEGEGFNVNIPWNKRGLGDFAYISAFHHVVMPIAYEYNPELVIVSAGFDAAQGDPLGGFKVTPEGYAHMTHMLMGLANGKVILALEGGYNLQSISESMAMCTSTLLGDACPILNHPVIPCDSAVKTLQQVLDTQQKYWKCLKYRVDLPAPVKRKKMVRISSDQDSAVSSSTDAWESSVASADQSTDEFIHAMDRLTLDNRQADNQIGNSDMGAAGEVISFDIDDGGIRVDNDDELEGAIGGKSSPVMSPSTTINGLIGQMCVEHDVNELHAVVPLLWCPHLYEVQPVPGAGIDVRQSCMDCGDPAENWICLVCYDVHCGRYINEHMLMHGLSTDHRVVLSFSDLSVWCYGCDSYVHNELVIPAKRAAHISKFGEDIPL; this is translated from the exons ATGgatgataaagaaaaattgttATCCAGTGCAGAAGGCAATGATATATCAGACAAAGCGGAAGATAATCTGGGATGGCGGGCACCATCTGCTCAGAATCAATCTGCCGAAACTGTGGCGCTTTGTGATTTTCAAGTTGTCGATGAAAACACAGATCCCGGTGTTGTTCGTAGAGCCAAAACTCCTAGCGGAACCAGTACACGCCCAAAG ACTTCATCTAGtaagaaaaaatcaaagagCGCCAGCGCTAGCCTGGCTGAATCAAAAAAACGTGGACGTCAACTTCGGTCGTCGAAAAATCAAGGAGGAAGAACTCTTTTCTTAAGCACT gCTATGGACAAACGGAAAGATTTTCCCTCTGA gacCGGTCTAGTATATGACGAGCAAATGGCTGCATATCATTGTCTGTGGGATAAAAACCACCCCGAACGTCCAGAAAGAATTACAGAATCTTATAAACGTTGTGTAGAGTATGGACTAGTAAAACGATGCACCAGATTAGAG GTGAAAACTGCTGACCTCTGTAGTATACTCTTAGGCCATGATGAAGAAATTTACGAATTGGTGAAAAAGTCCTcagaattgaatgaaaatgatttaaaacatgAATCGTCACTTTTTGATTCTGTTTATTTTCACAAT CATAGTTTCCAAGCTGCGAGTTTAGTACTAGGAGGTATCATCAATATAGTGGAACAAATAGTTGACAGCAAG GTGAAAAATGGTCTGACAATTACAAG ACCTCCAGGACATCATGCTATGTACAATGAATGTAACGGTTACTGTTACTTCAATAACGTAGCAATCGCTGCAAAACATGGGCTAGAAAACCTTGGGCTACAAAG AATATTGATAGTTGACTGGGATGTTCATCATGGGCAAGGCATACaatacatgttttatgatgatCCCAG AGTGCTGTACTTTTCTATACATCGATATGAACTCGGATATTTCTGGCCGAATTTGAAAGAATCCGATTATGACCACATCGGAACTGGCAGGGGTATTGGGTACAATATAAACATACCATGGAATAAAACAGGAATGTCTAATAGTGAATATTTAGCTGTTTTTCACCAAATATTGATGCCTATTGCATATGAG TTTTGTCCTGAGATTGTTCTTGTTAGTGCTGGCTTTGATGCAGCAGTCGGTGATTTGAAG GGTGAAATGTTAGTCGAACCAGTGTGCTATGCGCACCTTACTCATCAGCTCATGTCACTAGCAAACGGTAAACTATGCATCGTTATGGAAGGAggatattgtattaaatcattGTCTGAATGCGTAGCGTTAACTCTGAGGACTTTACTGGGCGATCCATGTCCCCCACTGAAATCTTTGAATCCACCTTGTGAAAG cgcACTTAAAACGATATATAATGCATTGAATGTATTGCGTCCGTACTGGAAATCATTAAAGATGCAAGGAATTTGTGATAATGATCGGTTTTCAGAAATAACTAGCAGCAATAATGCAGACCTATATTATGAGAG aatgaatgaaaagttTGACGAATATGAAATTTATGATTCCTATCCATCCCTTGATTCTGAAAAAGTAGCACACTTTGATCAAGTGATCGATAATGTGATTCGGCAGACAGATCTGACCAAGGCACCGAATCAAACTTGTTTTGTTTATGATGAAAGAATGAGAAGACATAAAGATCCTGTGAATCC AGGTCATCCCGAGCGACCGGACCGAATTTCACGTATATTTACCATGCATGAAGATTTCAATCTAGTCAATAGATGTCAGCGTCTTCCA AGTCGTTCTGCAACTGAAGATGAACTCTTGCTTGTACATTCTCCAAGCCACGTCAAAAGAATGAAAGACACTAAAACCTCAAAAAACAGTGATTTGAAGGAAATGCAGCTGCAAtataattctatattcttCAATCAG gATTCATATGAATGTGCTCTATTAGCTGCTGGGTGTCTTTTACAAGTTATAGACAATGTTTTAACAGGAAAGTCACAAAACGGAATTGCAGTAGTCAG GCCGCCTGGCCATCATGCAGAGGACGAATCAGCCTGTGGTTTCTGTTTGTTCAACAACGTTGCAATAGCTGCCAAATATTCACAGAAAAAATATAACCTTTCACG GATTTTGATTGTTGATTGGGATGTACATCATGGAAATGGTATACAACATATGTTCGAAAGAGATCCGGG TGTGTTGTATATATCACTGCATCGTTATGATAATGGAACATTTTTCCCAGCATCGGAGGATGCAAATTTTGATATGGTTGGAGTCGATGAAGGGGAAGGTTTCAATGTCAATATTCCATGGAATAAG CGTGGTTTGGGTGACTTTGCTTATATTTCTGCATTCCACCACGTCGTTATGCCAATTGCATATGAA TACAATCCGGAATTAGTCATTGTATCTGCTGGTTTTGATGCAGCTCAAGGGGACCCACTG GGTGGATTCAAAGTAACTCCTGAGGGCTATGCTCATATGACCCACATGCTAATGGGTCTAGCGAATGGGAAAGTGATTCTGGCTTTAGAA GGTGGCTATAATCTACAGTCGATATCTGAATCAATGGCAATGTGTACTAGCACATTACTAGGCGATGCGTGCCCCATTCTAAACCATCCTGTGATACCATGTGATAG CGCTGTTAAGACTCTTCAGCAAGTTTTGGATACTCAACAGAAGTATTGGAAATGCCTCAAATACAGAG TTGATTTACCAGCTCCAGTGAAACGTAAGAAAATGGTCCGAATTTCGTCTGATCAAGACTCGGCGGTCAGTAGTTCAACAGATGCATGGGAATCCTCAGTTGCATCGGCGGATCAAAG TACGGACGAATTTATTCATGCAATGGATCGTCTCACCT TGGATAATAGGCAAGCAGATAATCAAATAGGTAACTCGGACATGGGAGCAGCTGGTGAAGTCATCTCATTTGATATCGATGATGGTGGTATTCgagttgataatgatgacgAACTAGAGGGTGCTATTGGTGGAAAAAGTAGTCCAGTAATGTCTCCTTCAACAACGATCAATGGTTTAATTGGACAGATGTGTGTTGAACATGATGTAAAT GAATTACATGCAGTTGTTCCATTGTTATGGTGTCCACATTTATATGAAGTGCAACCCGTGCCTGGAGCGGGAATAGATGTGCGACAATCTTGTATGGATTGCGGCGATCCAGCGGAAAACTGGATTTGTCTTGTTTGTTATGAT GTACATTGTGgtcgttatataaatgaacataTGTTAATGCATGGATTATCAACGGATCATCGTGTTGTTCTAAGTTTCTCTGATTTATCAGTATGGTGTTATGGCTGTGATTCCTACGTACACAATGAG ttggtGATTCCTGCAAAGCGAGCAGCGCATATCAGTAAATTTGGTGAGGACATACCTTTGTAG
- the LOC141902001 gene encoding aminoacylase-1-like isoform X2, with translation MPTDNSGVSKKHKAEDQAVTNFREYLRCKTVHPNPDYESAVIFLQKMARELDLPCSIIYVTGKEPVVIITWEGEDPSLPSIMLNSHIDVVPVFPEHWACDPFEAKKTENGDIIARGSQDMKCVGIQYIEAIRRLKEQGKRFLRTIHMTFVPDEEVGGFKGMAIFVKHEHFKNMNVGFAMDEGLASPTDVFSVFYGEKSPWWITVTAHGDPGHGSRFIENTAAEKIHNVINSFMAFRADQKNKLESDPNLTIGDVVSVNMTIIKGGVQHNVVPAEISAAFDMRVPPTTDLVEFQSMVEKWATDAGKDVNFEWNQQCHTQVVTRTDEDYPWWHALSSTCKKMDLKINKEIFCAATDSQFLREVGIPALGFSPMNNTPILLHDHNEYLNEDIFLRGIDIYCDLIPKLAGVKPFTDEN, from the exons ATGCCGACCGACAATTCTGGTGTTTCTAAAAAACATAAAGCTGAAGACCAAGCAGTCACCAATTTCAGAGAATATTTAAGATGTAAAACGGTTCATCCAAATCCTGACTATg AAAGTGCCGTGATTTTTCTACAGAAAATGGCCCGGGAGCTAGATCTGCCTTGCTCAATTATCTAT GTAACTGGTAAGGAACCTGTGGTGATTATAACATGGGAAGGTGAAGATCCCTCGTTACCATCTATAATGCTCAATTCACATATAGACGTGGTTCCCGTCTTTCCA GAACATTGGGCGTGTGATCCTTTTGAAGCTAAGAAAACTGAAAACGGTGATATAATTGCACGGGGATCACAGGATATGAAATGTGTTGGAATACA GTATATCGAGGCTATTCGAAGACTGAAAGAGCAAGGCAAGAGATTTTTACGCACAATACATATGACATTTGTTCCAG ATGAGGAAGTAGGTGGCTTCAAAGGAATGGCAATTTTCGTTAAACATGAACATTTTAAGAATATGAATGTTGGTTTTGCTATGGATGAag GGCTTGCATCTCCCACCGACGTTTTTTCTGTGTTTTATGGAGAGAAATCGCCATGGT GGATAACTGTGACTGCCCATGGTGATCCCGGACATGGTTCAagatttattgaaaacactgctgCTGAGAAAATT CACAATGTTATCAATTCGTTCATGGCGTTCCGGGCAGATCAGAAGAATAA GCTAGAAAGTGACCCTAATTTGACAATTGGAGATGTTGTATCTGTTAATATGACTATTATAAAG GGAGGTGTACAGCACAATGTAGTTCCAGCTGAAATTTCCGCAG CATTCGATATGAGAGTTCCGCCAACTACTGATTTAGTCGAATTTCAATCTATGGTCGAGAAATGGGCTACAGATGCTGGAAAAGATGTGAATTTTGAATGGAACCAG CAATGTCACACGCAAGTAGTAACACGGACTGATGAAGATTATCCATGGTGGCATGCATTAAGTTCCACTTGTAAGAAAAT GGATTTGAAGATAAATAAGGAGATATTTTGTGCAGCTACTGACTCGCAGTTTTTGCGTGAG GTCGGTATTCCAGCGCTTGGATTTTCTCCAATGAATAACACGCCCATATTGCTCCATGACcacaatgaatatttgaatgaagATATTTTCCTGCGGGGTATCGACATCTACTGTGACCTGATTCCGAAACTGGCCGGCGTGAAACCATTTACTGATGAAAACTAG
- the LOC141901997 gene encoding protein deacetylase HDAC6-like isoform X2 — translation MDDKEKLLSSAEGNDISDKAEDNLGWRAPSAQNQSAETVALCDFQVVDENTDPGVVRRAKTPSGTSTRPKTSSSKKKSKSASASLAESKKRGRQLRSSKNQGGRTLFLSTAMDKRKDFPSETGLVYDEQMAAYHCLWDKNHPERPERITESYKRCVEYGLVKRCTRLEVKTADLCSILLGHDEEIYELVKKSSELNENDLKHESSLFDSVYFHNHSFQAASLVLGGIINIVEQIVDSKVKNGLTITRPPGHHAMYNECNGYCYFNNVAIAAKHGLENLGLQRILIVDWDVHHGQGIQYMFYDDPRVLYFSIHRYELGYFWPNLKESDYDHIGTGRGIGYNINIPWNKTGMSNSEYLAVFHQILMPIAYEFQPELVLVCSGFDAAIGCPEGEMLVEPVCYAHLTHQLMSLANGKLCIVMEGGYCIKSLSECVALTLRTLLGDPCPPLKSLNPPCESALKTIYNALNVLRPYWKSLKMQGICDNDRFSEITSSNNADLYYERMNEKFDEYEIYDSYPSLDSEKVAHFDQVIDNVIRQTDLTKAPNQTCFVYDERMRRHKDPVNPGHPERPDRISRIFTMHEDFNLVNRCQRLPSRSATEDELLLVHSPSHVKRMKDTKTSKNSDLKEMQLQYNSIFFNQDSYECALLAAGCLLQVIDNVLTGKSQNGIAVVRPPGHHAEDESACGFCLFNNVAIAAKYSQKKYNLSRILIVDWDVHHGNGIQHMFERDPGVLYISLHRYDNGTFFPASEDANFDMVGVDEGEGFNVNIPWNKRGLGDFAYISAFHHVVMPIAYEYNPELVIVSAGFDAAQGDPLGGFKVTPEGYAHMTHMLMGLANGKVILALEGGYNLQSISESMAMCTSTLLGDACPILNHPVIPCDSAVKTLQQVLDTQQKYWKCLKYRVDLPAPVKRKKMVRISSDQDSAVSSSTDAWESSVASADQSTDEFIHAMDRLTLDNRQADNQIGNSDMGAAGEVISFDIDDGGIRVDNDDELEGAIGGKSSPVMSPSTTINGLIGQMCVEHDVNELHAVVPLLWCPHLYEVQPVPGAGIDVRQSCMDCGDPAENWICLVCYDVHCGRYINEHMLMHGLSTDHRVVLSFSDLSVWCYGCDSYVHNELVIPAKRAAHISKFGEDIPL, via the exons ATGgatgataaagaaaaattgttATCCAGTGCAGAAGGCAATGATATATCAGACAAAGCGGAAGATAATCTGGGATGGCGGGCACCATCTGCTCAGAATCAATCTGCCGAAACTGTGGCGCTTTGTGATTTTCAAGTTGTCGATGAAAACACAGATCCCGGTGTTGTTCGTAGAGCCAAAACTCCTAGCGGAACCAGTACACGCCCAAAG ACTTCATCTAGtaagaaaaaatcaaagagCGCCAGCGCTAGCCTGGCTGAATCAAAAAAACGTGGACGTCAACTTCGGTCGTCGAAAAATCAAGGAGGAAGAACTCTTTTCTTAAGCACT gCTATGGACAAACGGAAAGATTTTCCCTCTGA gacCGGTCTAGTATATGACGAGCAAATGGCTGCATATCATTGTCTGTGGGATAAAAACCACCCCGAACGTCCAGAAAGAATTACAGAATCTTATAAACGTTGTGTAGAGTATGGACTAGTAAAACGATGCACCAGATTAGAG GTGAAAACTGCTGACCTCTGTAGTATACTCTTAGGCCATGATGAAGAAATTTACGAATTGGTGAAAAAGTCCTcagaattgaatgaaaatgatttaaaacatgAATCGTCACTTTTTGATTCTGTTTATTTTCACAAT CATAGTTTCCAAGCTGCGAGTTTAGTACTAGGAGGTATCATCAATATAGTGGAACAAATAGTTGACAGCAAG GTGAAAAATGGTCTGACAATTACAAG ACCTCCAGGACATCATGCTATGTACAATGAATGTAACGGTTACTGTTACTTCAATAACGTAGCAATCGCTGCAAAACATGGGCTAGAAAACCTTGGGCTACAAAG AATATTGATAGTTGACTGGGATGTTCATCATGGGCAAGGCATACaatacatgttttatgatgatCCCAG AGTGCTGTACTTTTCTATACATCGATATGAACTCGGATATTTCTGGCCGAATTTGAAAGAATCCGATTATGACCACATCGGAACTGGCAGGGGTATTGGGTACAATATAAACATACCATGGAATAAAACAGGAATGTCTAATAGTGAATATTTAGCTGTTTTTCACCAAATATTGATGCCTATTGCATATGAG TTTCAGCCTGAGTTAGTACTAGTTTGTTCAGGATTTGATGCAGCTATTGGATGTCCAGAG GGTGAAATGTTAGTCGAACCAGTGTGCTATGCGCACCTTACTCATCAGCTCATGTCACTAGCAAACGGTAAACTATGCATCGTTATGGAAGGAggatattgtattaaatcattGTCTGAATGCGTAGCGTTAACTCTGAGGACTTTACTGGGCGATCCATGTCCCCCACTGAAATCTTTGAATCCACCTTGTGAAAG cgcACTTAAAACGATATATAATGCATTGAATGTATTGCGTCCGTACTGGAAATCATTAAAGATGCAAGGAATTTGTGATAATGATCGGTTTTCAGAAATAACTAGCAGCAATAATGCAGACCTATATTATGAGAG aatgaatgaaaagttTGACGAATATGAAATTTATGATTCCTATCCATCCCTTGATTCTGAAAAAGTAGCACACTTTGATCAAGTGATCGATAATGTGATTCGGCAGACAGATCTGACCAAGGCACCGAATCAAACTTGTTTTGTTTATGATGAAAGAATGAGAAGACATAAAGATCCTGTGAATCC AGGTCATCCCGAGCGACCGGACCGAATTTCACGTATATTTACCATGCATGAAGATTTCAATCTAGTCAATAGATGTCAGCGTCTTCCA AGTCGTTCTGCAACTGAAGATGAACTCTTGCTTGTACATTCTCCAAGCCACGTCAAAAGAATGAAAGACACTAAAACCTCAAAAAACAGTGATTTGAAGGAAATGCAGCTGCAAtataattctatattcttCAATCAG gATTCATATGAATGTGCTCTATTAGCTGCTGGGTGTCTTTTACAAGTTATAGACAATGTTTTAACAGGAAAGTCACAAAACGGAATTGCAGTAGTCAG GCCGCCTGGCCATCATGCAGAGGACGAATCAGCCTGTGGTTTCTGTTTGTTCAACAACGTTGCAATAGCTGCCAAATATTCACAGAAAAAATATAACCTTTCACG GATTTTGATTGTTGATTGGGATGTACATCATGGAAATGGTATACAACATATGTTCGAAAGAGATCCGGG TGTGTTGTATATATCACTGCATCGTTATGATAATGGAACATTTTTCCCAGCATCGGAGGATGCAAATTTTGATATGGTTGGAGTCGATGAAGGGGAAGGTTTCAATGTCAATATTCCATGGAATAAG CGTGGTTTGGGTGACTTTGCTTATATTTCTGCATTCCACCACGTCGTTATGCCAATTGCATATGAA TACAATCCGGAATTAGTCATTGTATCTGCTGGTTTTGATGCAGCTCAAGGGGACCCACTG GGTGGATTCAAAGTAACTCCTGAGGGCTATGCTCATATGACCCACATGCTAATGGGTCTAGCGAATGGGAAAGTGATTCTGGCTTTAGAA GGTGGCTATAATCTACAGTCGATATCTGAATCAATGGCAATGTGTACTAGCACATTACTAGGCGATGCGTGCCCCATTCTAAACCATCCTGTGATACCATGTGATAG CGCTGTTAAGACTCTTCAGCAAGTTTTGGATACTCAACAGAAGTATTGGAAATGCCTCAAATACAGAG TTGATTTACCAGCTCCAGTGAAACGTAAGAAAATGGTCCGAATTTCGTCTGATCAAGACTCGGCGGTCAGTAGTTCAACAGATGCATGGGAATCCTCAGTTGCATCGGCGGATCAAAG TACGGACGAATTTATTCATGCAATGGATCGTCTCACCT TGGATAATAGGCAAGCAGATAATCAAATAGGTAACTCGGACATGGGAGCAGCTGGTGAAGTCATCTCATTTGATATCGATGATGGTGGTATTCgagttgataatgatgacgAACTAGAGGGTGCTATTGGTGGAAAAAGTAGTCCAGTAATGTCTCCTTCAACAACGATCAATGGTTTAATTGGACAGATGTGTGTTGAACATGATGTAAAT GAATTACATGCAGTTGTTCCATTGTTATGGTGTCCACATTTATATGAAGTGCAACCCGTGCCTGGAGCGGGAATAGATGTGCGACAATCTTGTATGGATTGCGGCGATCCAGCGGAAAACTGGATTTGTCTTGTTTGTTATGAT GTACATTGTGgtcgttatataaatgaacataTGTTAATGCATGGATTATCAACGGATCATCGTGTTGTTCTAAGTTTCTCTGATTTATCAGTATGGTGTTATGGCTGTGATTCCTACGTACACAATGAG ttggtGATTCCTGCAAAGCGAGCAGCGCATATCAGTAAATTTGGTGAGGACATACCTTTGTAG